DNA sequence from the Methanolobus sp. ZRKC5 genome:
GTTCTCTTCAACGTCAAATCCAGTGAGCATGAACCCTTCTTTATATTTGGCAAGAGTGACGATTTCAGATTCTATTTCCCCGGCGTTCTCATTATCGGTCTTTCCTTGCACCAACCAGACCAGACTTGTGTTAATAGAAATATCCAAAGGACTTGATGCTGGGAAGAACATCCTGCCCCCAAAAGCAACGTTGGTACCATAATCCTTCACGACAGTCAGGGGAATGTACAGCCTGTCAGAGGAAACCACAATACCATATTCCAGCAGGTCAGACTGGTCAGGGATCACGTTTGATTTTAATTCGAGCATGGGAATGAGCTTGATATCATCAGTTGAATTATCTAGGTCCTTCATCTGGCCCTTTTCGTCATACGGCCAATCCCAATTCTGCAATGCTAACCTCAAATTGTCAGGATTCTGAGGCTTTATCTGGAATGTGAGATATGTCGGGTTTCCATTTGTTCTTATATCAAAAAGGAAGTTGTCATTAAGACTGGAATGTGAGTAGGGGGACAGGTCTATTGAATCCATCACTCCATCATCATCGTTGTCAAGGTCCCATATATTTGGAAAACCGTCACCATCAGCATCAAGGGACTCGATGTCTGTCACTTCAAAGTAATCCGACAGCCCGTCATGATTTGAATCCGGTTCAAGCGGGTCCGACTTATAGAAAATCGATTCATTATAGTCGTCCAGCATGTCAAAATCAGAATCTGTGTTATTAAAATCAGTTCCAAGAACCGCCTCAACAGAATCGGGCAGTCCGTCGCTATCCGTATCCGTTATGTTTGTTGAAGCGTCTATAAGTCCGACCACGTCCATATTGGTGTTGATCTGGTTCTGAGAACTGAGTTGAGACATCATTTCCAGAGCAGCAGCAGTACCTGTTGAAATGTAAGAAGGTTCTTGAAGTGATTCCTGTCTGCTTGATGCAGCTGCTGGGTAGAACTGGGCAGCTAATAAGATAACAATAATCATCAACTTACAAGTTCCACTAATTTGCAAAACTATACCACCGAACTCTAATAAATTAGAAAATGTTAATGTATAATAAAGTTGTCATTTGTTCGTAACAAAGTTGTTTTAGAAATCAATATTCTGCGAAGTTTTACACCCTTTGCTCACTGGTGCTGGATTAGAAAATGGCTCAGGACATCGATGAATGAGTACAAGGATATTTATATAAATATCTATGGAAGTCCACATTCATCCCTGCATATATTTTATCAAATAAATTACATTCTAAGTTATCACCATGTGGCATCTAAATTTTGAATGAATGATTCATAAACATGTATGTTTTCCCAAAAAAAAGCGCAGGACTGCCAATCGGTCATAGATGAATAATCTTCAATAAAAACGCTGGAATTTGTATCCATTTTGACTCTCACTATAGTATGCAGACTTTAGTTAACTCTTAACATAAGTTGGATATGCAACTACTAAGTTATAGTATAAATAAAATACTTTTTAATCCCAAATGAAAATTACTTTCACCCTACTCACAATCTCTTTAATACTCAAAAAAGTCAATAAGTCCAAAGTACGTACAATGGGAGATGCGTGCACGGTTTGGAACAAGCACCTAGGATGACGAATCCAGGATGTGAGAAAATCGTACCAAAAGTATGTGTTACAGCACATACTACCGCACCTCATGTCGTTCTTAATCAATATACTATTTAATCTTTCGCTTATTTACAGATTTATCGTGATCAAGTAGAAATTCTTATATAGTATTTGCAATATACAACAAATTTAGCTATGTTACAGCATGGCTAAAAAATAAATGGAACAAGTATCATGACGAGTAAAAGCGACGACAGGATAGCTTCGGCTATTTCCAGAAGCGACCTTGCAATAGTCAAGGTAGCCAGTAAAGACCATGAAAAGATATCTAACGTACTCAACGAGCTGCAATCTGTTTTTATGCAAAAATGTAACTCTTTAGGAGTACCTATAAAACGAGGCAGGTCTAACAACCTGCCCACCATCTCACATGCCGTGAATTTCCTCATAGGTCACGCAAGTTTCAATCCCACAGACGTTGAAGCTTACACCGAGACCCTGGCAAAGGAGGCAACAGCATGACCGAGGTCTCCCTGCAATCCCGACAGAAAGCCCGTGAGATCTACGAGGAGCACAAAGAGCTCATAGAAGCCGACATAGCCTTTGGTGCCCCCCTTCACATGAGAATAGCCCGTACAGTCAAAGAAGTCGCAGGACTCTAAAGGGTGATCTCATTGAATCACAAAATTATCAGCGACAGTTCTAACTCTGCTCAACAGCAGTCTCATCCCATTTCTAAGAACGGACGCTGTCCTTCATACATCCTCTCATCAGATGATGAGTTTACAGCTACAATTGCAGAAATCAATCTGCAGGCTGTAAACCTGAATGCATACTTTTCTATCCTTCAATCTCGCTTAGATGCAGTACTTCACAATGAAACGGCGGACCCTTCTTTAATAACCCCCACTCGTACCACAATCACCACGGGGTCCGCTCTTATACCTCCTCTGATTACTCGTGGAGAGGTCGAGGATTTCAAAAGAACAGAACTTGCAAAACTCGGCCTTGATTACATCCCTCGGGTATTGGCAGAGTTTCAGGAGGGAGAGTAAATGAAACTCACTCCTGACGTGCGTGTTCGCTGGGTAATTGCAGACCCAGACAATGAGACTGGTTCTAATATTATCCCAGGTTTACATCCTGACCAGATATCCAACGCCAACCTTCGCACAGATGATGACTGTGTACATGTTTCCTGGCTGGAGATTGTTCCCGGGTGGAAAGCAGAATTATATGGCTATTCAAAGGCTGCTGTCCGTGGTGGGATAATTATTTTATCTATTTTGTACTTTTGGACATTTGGTGCAGTTGTATTTCAATCACTAGGAGTGATCTGAATGACCTCTGATCAACCCTGTCCTGATTGTGCTGAGATCTTCCCTGATCTTACTCCTGTAATCACAATGGAAGCACGCATTGTAAGCAAGCTTACAGGCATACCTGCAGAGAAGCTGCAGGAGATCAAGGATGCACCAAAGCCAAAAGATGGGCCACTCACTTCTGAGATTGTTAACTATCGTGAAGCTTATCATTTTTTGATTGGTGCTGTTTCCGGATCAGTTCTCGCAATAGGATATGTGTTCTATTTTCCCTTTGGTATGGCCATGCAGATCTACACAGGATTCATGCTGCTGCTCCTATTATTTGCATTGCTGGCAGGATGGAAGGCCACACGTGCCAGGTACATAGAACACTACAGCACATATCTTGCTCCAGAACACTCTGAGGGAGGTGATGAGTAATGTGCTGCTGGCAGAGATTCATAGAGATCTATTCACGTGAGAATTTCAAGGATCCAGATAATAGCCAGGATAAAGAAGCAGACGAGGCGGTGTACTGATGTCTGGCTTCGAGCTTACTCAACAAGAGATGATCAACTGGAAAAGGTTCCAGAAGATCACAAAAAGAAAACCTGCAGAACCACTCAAAAATATACCTGTTAAGCGCAGAGAGGAGGCTGTGGATCTGTACCTTGAAAGCAAGTCTTTAGGACATGTGTGTAGCCAGTTGAAGATGGCCAGAGGAACACTGACCAAAATACTAGACCTTTATGAGGTGGTGTACTGATGGCAGCTCCTAATATTCCTATCTGTGCTCGTTGTGGCTTCACTACAAAGAACGCACGTATGACTGACGAGGGTCTGCTTTGCTCTCGTTGTTATTCTTCTTATTGCGAAGAGCGGGCAGAATACTTAGCATATGATGTGTGGTGTTACTAATGTCTGACATACTAAATCCTGCAGACATTGGGATGAACGTTAAAGAAGACCAATCTTTACACCAAGCTGCTAAAGCTCACCGTAGGAAGATCAGAAGGGTCAAGCATCGAGGATTTAAGAGTCACATTCAAGCCTGTTCTACCTGTGGTCACTACATCTGCAGATGCCAGGATATCAAACGAAGAGAAGAGATCAAGGGGGTGATGCAATGACAGGACCGCTAAAAGGATCACATCCTGCAACAGGTCTCTGCAGGAAAGTAAAATGCAAACATCTTCTACCTGAAGATATTGACACCGTAAGAGGTCCTCGTATCAGCTGGTACTGTGGCCTTACCGATAAAATCCCTGGAAACATGGTAGAATGTCCTTTGGATGCTCCGGAGGAAGTCATGAAGGTCCTTGCAGTACGTCAACCATGGGCTTCCCTTATTGCCATGGGAATTAAGGTATTGGATATCCGGTCCACAAACTGCTACTATAGAGGACCAGTGGCAATCTATGCAACCCGGGGAAATGTTCGAAGGAAGGATCGCAAATACTTCGAAGAAGTCCTGGGAAGGAAGATCTCCACACTTCCCCATGGAAAGATTCTGTGTGTGGTGGATATATCCGGAACGATTCCTTTTAAGAACCCGGAGAAGTTTGCTGCATATTCAGAGTGTCACTATCTAAGTCCATTCTTTTTTGAGAAGGATATGCGTGTATATGGCTGGATCTTCCAGAACGTAAGGCCTGTTAAGCCAGTTGTGGGCTTCAAGATGCCAAAGGGCTGTATAAACTGGTCGAAGATAAGGGCCAATGTGATTGAGTCATATCTGCCTATAGTCCAGGAAGTGACAGCATGATAGTCTTGGATATTTTTTATGATTATTTCCAGAAAGATCTCCTAGGTTTCCACTGGAATGCTTCAACTAAGATAGGAGTGTGATTTTCGAGAATTTGAATACGAATACGTACCCATACGTACGCCAAAAATCTCCGGACCTCTAACACGTATCGCTATGCTGCGGTGTAGCCTAAGAGGTAACTGAGCCGGGGCTCTGTTGCCTTGGCATGCGTACGTACCCATACGTACGTATGCGGCTCTCGGTTTTTTCCGGGTATTAATCAATTTGAAAATCGACACGAAATGTAGGAGGTGGCATTATATGAAAATCAAAACTACAACTTCTATTGATCCTTATTTAAAATCATCATTTGAATCAACTCAATCACTCCATAACAAAAGCTTCTCGGAAGTTTTGGAAGCAGGAATCCAGCAGGTACTGAAAGATGTATCTCCGCTAGAATATGTACAGCTTACTATTTCCCAGAGGGAGCAGGAATTATCTGAGCTCAGATCAAAGCTTGCTGAGCTTGAAGTTCTGGATAGGCAGAGGAAGACAAGCAAAAAACCGGAATCCACATATAATCCACAAGTCCAGGAATATCTCGAAGAGTTTCGGCAGGAAAAATTTGAGAAAACAAAGGCAAGTAATATTCGTTTATGGAAGATGGGCCAGGTTAACTGGAAGAATGTTATTAGTAGCTATCAGTTTACTGATAAGAAAGAAGCTCAGGAATGGTTTGCTCAAAGGATTGCTCAAGAGAAATATGCAGTTTCAGTTTGACATTTTAAAATTCATAGAACCTTATATGAGCTAAGAACAACCAGGTCAATCTAGCACATCCTTAACCAAAGGAATAAACAAAATAAGAACAGTAATCGCTTTTAAAGCTCTAATATCTATAATTGTGGAGGTAAATTATCATGTTTTTAAAAAACAAATGATAATTTTAGTGCATTTTAATAGAGATATTTCTCATATTTGTTCATATTTGGATTATTTTAGGAAGGTACAAATATTATTTGGTGGTAGTTTTATTCATGCGATGTAAGGTAAGCATACAAAAAATAACAAATGTTTCAATTCATTATGATTACCAGTACGGTCTTGCTTCTATGTTGTACAAGCGCCTCGCCAATGCAAACATTACCCTTGCAAATGAGCTGCACAGCCATCAGGGATTTAAATTCTATACATTTTCCAACCTTATAATCGAAGACTGGATACCGGATAAACATGGGTTGAACTTTACAAAGGCCCACTTTTTCATATCTTCACCTGATTCTGAGTTTATCCGTAGTTTCACAGAAGGATTGCTTCTTCAACCAGAGTTTTTCCTTGGAAGAGAGAAAAAAGTAAATTTCATAATTGAAAGTATCGAAATACTGCCACAAACTGAGTTTACAGATACCTGTACATTCACGACGCTCTCACCATTATATGTGAAGACAATGAGAAAAAAAGATGAAAAACTTGTTGAGATTGACCTGTATCCGAAGGATGCTAAATTCTATGAGAATCTCCATACGAACCTCACAGCCAGATATGAGGAATATCACGGACACAAGATTGAGCACGATTTTTTTGATATACTGGATGTGAATAACTTTAAACCAAAACGAGTGTCTATAGGTAACAGTTTCAGACGATGTAGTTTGCTGACGATGACACTTGAAGCTAGTCCAGAATTTGTGAAGTTTGCCTATGATGCAGGATTCGGAGAGAAGAATGCAATGGGATTCGGGTGTTTGGGCGTGGTGGAGTGAATAGTTTTATTGTGGATGGCTCGTTAGAGGGTTCTTTAGAAAACAATGGCAAATTTGAGCTCAATTTCAAGGATACAGGAAATTATTGGTTAGACTCTGGTATTGTTGCACTATTCAATGCATTTGACAAGCATAAGAAATTAGCAACAAATCTTGGAGTTACGGTCAAAGGGCGTAGATTTGCAGTAGAAGGTCCAGATCAGCAAACAGTTGTTCAATTTATCAGTCAGGTAATTGATAATCTTGTTAATATGAATTATATCACGCCTACACAAAACAAGGATATCTGGTACGATGAAGCTGATGGAGAGTTCAAACTTTATCAGAAGACAAATTTCACTCCATTTCATTCTGCTCTTATCTCGGGAGTTGTTCCTTCCATAAATAATAAGTTGCTAATAAAAGATATGAATGCAGACCTAAATGAGAAGTTTGAAGCAGCGTTGGATTCTTTTAATGAAGGTACAGAGCAGAAGGCGAAGATTGGACCAAAGCAGGCAAGTAATGTCGACAAGGCATATGTGCCAATGGATGTCCCTAAGCTCTCTCTAAAGACTGCTCTGGACTTTGAAACAGGGAAAAACAACTGTTCTTTCTGTGGTCATTCAATCAAAAAAGGAGCAAATCCGACCGGTGTGAACTATCCATGGCTTACATCTAGTAATAAACTTAAAAATTTTAATCCCATGCATAAAGGAAAACTTGTCATGTGTGGATATTGTGAAGCAGCGTCAATTGCAGTTTATGATCTCTTGCGCTATCACATCAATGGTGATCGCCTATTTGTAGCTCTTCCACATGCTGAAAGCCTCGATGAACTCAGAAGTGTTTGGAATGACATTAAATCATATGCTCCAACAGAAGGAAATGAAAGCGTTTACTGTAACTTCACTGAACAGAAGATTCCTACTTTTCATCTGAGTGAGAACTTCGTGTATCTTGCAATAGCCATGTATCAGTCAATAAAGGATTACATATCTCTAGGTGACAGAGAGGACAAAGATGCATGGCAGCGTTTCACTTCAAAGAGATGGTATGCCACTTTAGGTGTCAAGACACAAAGTTTGCAGTTCAGGAGAAACTTTGAATTTGCAAGATTCGGAGATATGTTTCTATTTTTTGATCAAGTGACTGAAGGAGAGGATGGAGTAGATTTGTTCCAGTTATTCAGTGATCTGTTCGTTGAAAAGAAACGTGGTATCAGCATTGCTAATGTGATTCATCGAGAAAAGATCTGTGAAAAAATGCTCAGTTTTGATGACATCTCGAGTGAGGTGGAGAGATTCACTTTTGAAAAAGGCAGGCCAGTAAGAGGCCTCCATCATTTTGTGAAAATATACATGATAATAAGTGTAAAGGAGGGTTCCCGTGTGGATGAGAATATAGTAGAGATATGTGAAAGTATCGGTGACAGAATTGGAAAATATAGTTACTTTACCAAAGATAAAGGTGTTCTTTTTGGACTGAGAAATTCCAAGAACCTGACCGAATTCTTGGAGAATCTTAATAGTGCACAATTCAAAATGCCAAATGAGAAGTATTCAGGTCGTCTTAGAATACCAAAAGAGTTACTATTAAGTATCAATGAAAAGAACTGGAGGCAATATAAATCATTGATAACTATTTTTGCTAAGAATCCTCCATTGAAGAAAGAGGAGAAAATTGAGGGTGAAGAAGTTCCGGACGAGACTGGAGAAGTCAAGGAGGAATGAAGATGGAATCAAATTGCTTAAACATCAGTTATCTGTTCAAAATGAGTATAGGAAATGCAAACAGTGGATTTAACGAAGATAATGTTTCTACGCTTAAAAAGATTACACTACCAGATGGTTCAACACTACCATATATATCAGGTCAGTCGATTCGTCGCAATATAAGGAACAAGTTTATGGAGTTGGGGTGCGATGTTTCCCCATTACAGGATCCTCGTAGTGATGAAGAGAAGACAAGTGAATCGAAAACCAAAAGTCCTGACTTTACAGAATGTGACCCTGTAAGCTATATTGACGATGATCTTTTTGGTTTCATGAGAGCAGTAACTGGTGATACCCGAAAACGTACCTCTCCTGTGCGGGTAAGTTCTGCAATTGGAATGTACTCCTTCCAGAATGACCGTGATCTTGGAACAAGAAGTAGTGAACAGACACGTGGGAAGGCCGATGCTGGCGGATCAATGTTCGAAACTGAAATCACGCACAATTATTTTGCAGTCAACATACTCATCGAACTTGATCGCATAGGAAAGTTTAGTGGAATGGAACTCAACAAGGACGAAGGCTTCGAAATTGATGCAGAAGCAAAAGTTGAAAGACTGAACTCACTGATTACAGCAATAGAATACCTATGGGGAGGTGGAAAACAGAGTAGGCTCCTTTCGGACATGTCGCCGAAGTTTGTAGTCTACACACGTCAATCTTCAAAACTACCTCTCTTCATTGAAACTTTGCGCACGAACCCCGATGATATTGGTTCTGTGGATGTGAACTTATTGAACAGTACACTTGTAGCGAGTAAAAGCATAATACAAAATGAATGTATTGGATATCTACCAGGTTTTTTCAGAAATGATAATGAAATCAAAGAAACATTCAAGATTGTCAACCTCAATGAATGTTTTGACCAGATACGAGATGATATAAAGAACGTTTACATCGGGTGAGATTGTGGATGCTATCCGACTTCATGTGCGAGGACTTCTAAACTCTTTCAGAGACCCGAATACACATAAAATCCATCGCACATTTCCTTTTCCTCCACGTACAACATTGATAGGACTTGCCGGAGCTGCACTTGGACTTCCTGAAGACACTATATGGCAGGAGTGCAATGACCTTAAAGTTGCAGTTGTAGACATATCCAAGAAGTCTGATATTGGTGGAATGGGAAAGGCTGAAGATCTTATAAAGTACAAGAAGTATAAGGACAGTAACATCGAAACAAGTATTTTTGTGCGTGAACTGCTTTATAAACCCGAATATCTGATATATTATACATCTGATGATGAAAATCATATAGATGAGCTTTATGGTTCTTTTCTGAATCCTGCATATGCCTTAAGTTTAGGGCGTGATGATGAAATAATCTCAATAAAGTCTGTTGAGAAAATAGATTTAAGCCCCGTAGATTCAGGTGAGTTTGGGGAAACGATCCTGCCTTTCAATCCAAAGGATGAGGGGTTTAAAATTGACATAACTAATCAAAAATACTTTGAACCATATAGTCTGGCAACGTTACCTTCTACATTTATTGTTAAGAATAATGTCAGACAACCTTCGGAGTTTAAGGTTTATGCATTTCTCAAGAACTTGAAAATACATCTTAGTAAACAAGGAGGGTTTACGGATGGCAGATATAACTTCTTCCTACTCTGATCTTAAAAATAATGAAGTGCTTGCCAAACTGAACCCTCAGCAATCTCTTCAGGAACATATTTCGGACTGTCTTTGTATCTTTAACAGATTCATAGCACATCGAAAGGAGGATGGTATAGAACTTGCAAAAAAAGCCCAGATAAGTGAAGAGCGACTTCTTAAAGGCTTATTTTATTGCGTTGCGTATCATGACCATGGGAAAGCAACACTACCTTTTCAGATGAAAATCAGGGGTAACAGTAATTCAAATTGTTCCCATTCTCTTGATTCTTTACCATTCATTGAATCACAGGTTAAAAATAATCCATTGTATGAAGAGATCCCCAAACTTCAACTGGAAACTTTGGTAGTAGCAAGTCATCATTCTCGTTTACATCCAGATAAGTTTTCTAAATGGCGTGCTAAAATGCCACCAAAGTATTATGATGACTGCTTGTCTGGTGTAGAAGGGTTCATCTGTGAGTCTTATTCTGCCACCTTTAATGAAGAAAAAACTGCAATTTTCTATCCTAAGCTCGATAAACCGAATTATTATATAGTAAATAAACAATTTTCACTTTTCAAAGATTTATTCCCTGATGATGGTGTGGTCCGTGATATCTTTTCATTTCTGAAAGCGGGAATGCATTACTGTGATTGGTGGGGCTCTGGCGTTCATCTCGATAAGAAATTCTATATTGATAATATCAAAGATCCTTTAAAGCAATCAACGCTTAAGAGGGTTCAGGACAAAGATAGTAAAAGTGGTTTTCTTCCTCGAAAGCAAATAATTTGGCATAATTTTCAAAAAAAATCTGGTTGTTTGAAAGGGGATGCATTTTTGGTAGCTCCTACTGGTTCAGGCAAAACAGAAGCAAGTTTATTGTGGGCACAAAATAATCTTGAAAATCACAGGCTTTTGTATCTACTTCCTACCATGACCACAACAAACAAAATGTGGGAGCGAATGGTCAACATTTTTGGATATGATAATGTTGCTCTTGTTCATGGAACTTCCAGATTCCTTTTGCATGGAGAACTGGATGATGATTACATAAACTTCAACTATAAAATGAAAGAGATGAGCTCTTTTCTTTATCCTGTCAAT
Encoded proteins:
- the cas6 gene encoding CRISPR-associated endoribonuclease Cas6, with protein sequence MRCKVSIQKITNVSIHYDYQYGLASMLYKRLANANITLANELHSHQGFKFYTFSNLIIEDWIPDKHGLNFTKAHFFISSPDSEFIRSFTEGLLLQPEFFLGREKKVNFIIESIEILPQTEFTDTCTFTTLSPLYVKTMRKKDEKLVEIDLYPKDAKFYENLHTNLTARYEEYHGHKIEHDFFDILDVNNFKPKRVSIGNSFRRCSLLTMTLEASPEFVKFAYDAGFGEKNAMGFGCLGVVE
- the cas7i gene encoding type I-B CRISPR-associated protein Cas7/Cst2/DevR, which produces MESNCLNISYLFKMSIGNANSGFNEDNVSTLKKITLPDGSTLPYISGQSIRRNIRNKFMELGCDVSPLQDPRSDEEKTSESKTKSPDFTECDPVSYIDDDLFGFMRAVTGDTRKRTSPVRVSSAIGMYSFQNDRDLGTRSSEQTRGKADAGGSMFETEITHNYFAVNILIELDRIGKFSGMELNKDEGFEIDAEAKVERLNSLITAIEYLWGGGKQSRLLSDMSPKFVVYTRQSSKLPLFIETLRTNPDDIGSVDVNLLNSTLVASKSIIQNECIGYLPGFFRNDNEIKETFKIVNLNECFDQIRDDIKNVYIG
- a CDS encoding CRISPR-associated protein Cas5 gives rise to the protein MDAIRLHVRGLLNSFRDPNTHKIHRTFPFPPRTTLIGLAGAALGLPEDTIWQECNDLKVAVVDISKKSDIGGMGKAEDLIKYKKYKDSNIETSIFVRELLYKPEYLIYYTSDDENHIDELYGSFLNPAYALSLGRDDEIISIKSVEKIDLSPVDSGEFGETILPFNPKDEGFKIDITNQKYFEPYSLATLPSTFIVKNNVRQPSEFKVYAFLKNLKIHLSKQGGFTDGRYNFFLL